From a region of the Castor canadensis chromosome 7, mCasCan1.hap1v2, whole genome shotgun sequence genome:
- the Usp54 gene encoding ubiquitin carboxyl-terminal hydrolase 54 isoform X13: MSWKRSYFSGGRGSVQGMFAPRSSTSIAPSKGLSNEPGQNSCFLNSALQVLWHLDIFRRSFRQLTTHKCMGDSCIFCALKGIFNQFQCSSEKVLPSDTLRSALAKTFQDEQRFQLGIMDDAAECFENLLMRIHFHIADETKEDICTAKHCISHQKFAMTLFEQCVCTSCGATSDPLPFIQMVHYISTTSLCNQAICMLERREKPSPSMFGELLQNASTMGDLRNCPSNCGERIRIRRVLMNAPQIITIGLVWDSDHSDLAEDVIHSLGTCLKLGDLFFRVTDDRAKQSELYLVGMICYYGKHYSTFFFQTKIRKWMYFDDAHVKEIGPKWKDVVTKCIKGHYQPLLLLYADPQGTPVSTQDLPPHAQFQSYSRTCYDSEDSGREPSISSDTRTDSSTESYPYKHSHHESVVSHFSSDSQGTVIYNVENDSMSQSSRDTGHLTDSECNQKHTSKKGSLIERKRSSGRARRKGDEPQASGYHSEGETLKEKQAPRNASKSSSSTSRLRDFKETVSNMIHNRPSLASQTNVGSPCVGKKEDQSDKKPPRNLPLHSCDWEMESTSSESKSSSSSKYRPTWRPKRESLNIDSIFSKDKRKHCGYTQLSPFSEDSVKEFVPDELSKPSAYDTKAGGPSSKYKPWGPARPGSHFLEQHPRLIQRMESGYESSERNSSSPVSLDAALPESSNICRDPSAKRSAGFVPSWRHIPKSHSSSILEGDSTASVSGWTKTQPLSGGETSSKSELDELQEEVARRAQEQELRRKREKELEAAKGFNPHPSRFMDLDELQNQETFQ, from the exons GGAATCTTTAACCAGTTTCAGTGTAGCAGTGAAAAAGTGCTTCCATCTGACACTCTCCGCAGTGCTCTGGCAAAGACTTTCCAGGATGAACAGCGTTTCCAGCTGGGAATTATGGATGATGCTGCAGAATGCTTT GAGAACCTCTTGATGAGAATTCACTTTCACATTGCTGATGAAACCAAAGAGGATATATGTACTGCCAAACACTGCATTTCTCACCAGAAATTTGCAATGACATTATTTGAACAG TGTGTATGTACTAGCTGTGGTGCCACTTCTGATCCGCTACCTTTCATCCAGATGGTACATTACATTTCTACTACTTCCCTTTG CAATCAGGCTATTTGTATGCTGGAAAGACGAGAAAAACCTTCACCAAGCATGTTTGGTGAACTGTTGCAGAATGCCAGCACCATGGGGGACCTGCGGAACTGTCCG AGTAACTGTGGAGAGAGGATCCGGATTCGCCGTGTGTTGATGAATGCTCCACAGATTATCACAATTGGGCTGGTATGGGACTCGGACCATTCAGACTTGGCAGAGGATGTCATCCACAGCCTGGGCACCTGCCTTAAGCTGGGTGAT CTGTTTTTCAGAGTGACAGATGACCGTGCCAAGCAGTCTGAACTGTACTTAGTAGGAATGATCTGTTACTATGGCAAAcattattctacttttttttttcaaacaaagatTCGAAAATGGATGTATTTTGATGATGCTCATGTCAAGGAG ATTGGGCCCAAATGGAAGGATGTGGTAACCAAATGCATCAAAGGCCACTATCAGCCCTTGCTGTTGCTTTATGCAGATCCTCAGGGTACCCCAGTGTCTACCCAGGACCTGCCTCCCCATGCTCAGTTCCAGTCATACAGCAGGACATGCTACGATAGTGAAGATTCAG GGAGGGAACCCTCCATCTCAAGTGACACTCGAACAGATTCCTCAACGGAGAGCTATCCCTACAAACACTCCCACCATGAGTCTGTGGTCAGTCACTTCTCTTCTGATTCTCAGGGGACAGTCATCTATAATGTGGAGAATGATTCCATGTCCCAGAGCAGTCGGGACACAG GACACCTGACTGATAGTGAATGTAATCAGAAACACACATCAAAGAAAGGGTCCTTGATAGAGCGCAAGAGGAGCTCTGGCCGTGCTAGGAGGAAAGGTGACGAGCCACAGGCCTCAGGGTACCACAGTGAAG GGGAAACACTGAAAGAGAAACAGGCTCCTAGGAATGCCTCCAAATCATCTAGCAGCACCAGCAGGCTAAGGGATTTTAAAGAGACAGTCAGCAACATGATCCATAACAGACCATCTCTCGCTTCTCAGACCAATGTAGGATCTCCCtgtgtgggaaaaaaagaagaccaGTCTGACAAGAAACCTCCTAGGAACCTGCCTTTACACTCTTGTGACTGGGAAATGGAGAGTACCAGTAGTGAGTCAAAATCCAGTTCTTCCAGCAAGTATCGTCCAACATGGAGACCCAAACGAGAGTCTCTGAATATCGACAGTATTTTTAGTAAGGACAAAAGGAAGCATTGTGGCTATACCCAGCTTAGTCCCTTTTCTGAGGATTCAG TCAAAGAATTTGTACCAGATGAATTAAGCAAGCCATCTGCTTATGACACAAAAGCTGGTGGACCAAGCTCCAAGTACAAGCCCTGGGGACCAGCCCGGCCGGGATCTCACTTTTTAGAACAGCATCCTCGCCTAATCCAGCGAATGGAATCTGGTTATGAGAGCAGTGAGAGGAACAGCAGCAGCCCTGTCAGCCTGGATGCAGCCCTGCCAGAGAGCTCAAATATTTGCAG GGATCCAAGTGCTAAAAGATCAGCTGGATTTGTCCCTTCTTGGCGTCATATCCCGAAGTCTCACAGCAGTAGTATCTTGGAAGGGGACTCCACAGCATCTGTGAGTGGCTGGACAAAGACTCAACCCCTCTCCG GTGGGGAAACATCTTCTAAAAGTGAACTGGATGAATTGCAGGAAGAGGTGGCCCGGAGGGCCCAGGAACAAGAACTtcgaaggaaaagggagaaggaatTAGAGGCTGCTAAAGGGTTTAATCCTCACCCCAGCCGATTCATGGACTTGGATGAACTGCAGAATCAGG AGACTTTTCAATAG